A genomic region of Kluyveromyces marxianus DMKU3-1042 DNA, complete genome, chromosome 5 contains the following coding sequences:
- the DSN1 gene encoding MIND complex subunit DSN1: MGSQGSENSRGDTSSSRRILKMHTIPTETPERKTRRSETQQSFETDDEFQFRRHSAKKSQFGDRLQEFQNVRDARRVENFNSSFQAGAGSQLQSQPPSREKGMGGEPISQEQQFPLPSQLPPQGQMFPYPAQSQLQSPHRMIPMPMVYYYPATAQQQQQQQQQQQQRQQYAISPQELGINFQAMNQFMDSQYHEQQPQHYYPSLMPAPSFYPPQSAEEKLPNSVYQNRPSLPPEDARAKRKSFILQRGRRLSLLNQENQLNDIISPHKDVHESEFYRYMNNSFAQDLKMKQLMNWCLIRTLRKTELKNAQLENKSESKKIALTILKDFVRDIRKGNHDIDWESEGPEQEPDTERVLEDEAEISNLFKDDNNVVVSPDFNSSPTKTRTEVELDTDEEAKTKPKTKGKGEVSVKFARIPNEKNIQNKESVKILEKKIKTIQEEVEQWSRDLSKVKLPHYKLPEPQTAVVKLPDNLQLTATSKEAVHLDFQKRIDGLQETTRLLSATSKLLEQTASMKLKKLNNCMVSKTSTDKTSTKTLLRGLSRSLLQ; encoded by the coding sequence ATGGGAAGTCAGGGCTCAGAAAACTCTCGCGGTGACACATCATCgtcaagaagaatattaaAGATGCATACGATTCCAACGGAAACGCCAGAACGTAAGACTAGGAGATCTGAGACGCAACAGAGTTTTGAaacagatgatgaatttCAGTTTAGACGACATAGTGCGAAGAAGTCGCAATTTGGGGACCGATTGCAGGAATTTCAGAACGTTAGGGATGCTAGAAGGGTGGAAAATTTCAACTCGTCTTTCCAGGCGGGAGCGGGGTCTCAGCTGCAATCACAGCCGCCTTCGCGAGAGAAAGGGATGGGAGGGGAGCCTATATCACAAGAGCAGCAGTTTCCACTGCCGTCTCAGCTGCCTCCTCAGGGTCAGATGTTTCCGTACCCAGCTCAAAGCCAGTTGCAATCACCTCACAGGATGATTCCAATGCCAATGGTTTACTATTACCCAGCGACagcacaacaacaacaacagcaacagcagcaacagcaacagagACAACAGTATGCTATTTCACCCCAGGAATTGGGAATCAATTTTCAAGCAATGAACCAGTTTATGGATTCTCAGTATCATGAACAACAACCGCAGCATTATTATCCAAGTTTGATGCCGGCCCCATCCTTTTATCCTCCACAATctgcagaagaaaaactgCCGAATTCAGTCTACCAAAACAGACCATCATTACCACCAGAAGATGCTAGGGCGAAACGAAAATCTTTTATACTCCAAAGGGGACGAAGGCTCTCGTTGTTGAACCAAGAAAACCAGTTAAATGATATAATATCCCCACACAAAGATGTGCACGAGTCTGAATTTTACAGGTATATGAATAACTCTTTTGCGCaagatttgaagatgaaacaGCTAATGAACTGGTGTCTCATACGAACTTTGAGGAAAACGGAACTTAAGAATGCCCAGCTCGAAAATAAATCTGAATCCAAAAAGATTGCTCTAACTATATTGAAGGATTTTGTACGAGATATTAGAAAGGGCAACCACGATATTGATTGGGAGTCCGAAGGCCCAGAACAAGAGCCAGATACAGAACGGGTGCTTGAAGATGAGGCTGAAATCAGTAACCTATTCAAGGATGACAACAATGTCGTCGTATCCCCAGATTTCAATTCATCACCAACGAAAACAAGGACTGAGGTCGAACTTGATACAGACGAGGAGgcaaaaacaaaaccaaaaaccaaGGGAAAGGGCGAAGTTTCTGTGAAATTCGCCAGAATACCCAATGAGAAGAATatacaaaacaaagaaagtgttaaaattttggaaaaaaagatcaaaacgatccaagaagaagtggaacAATGGTCAAGAGACCTTTCAAAAGTAAAACTACCCCACTATAAATTACCGGAGCCACAGACTGCGGTTGTAAAACTACCGGACAACTTACAGCTCACTGCGACGTCAAAGGAAGCTGTCCACCTTGATTTCCAAAAGCGTATCGACGGATTACAGGAAACCACACGCCTGTTGAGTGCCACCTCGAAGCTATTGGAACAGACAGCTTCTATGAAGCTCAAGAAACTCAACAACTGCATGGTCAGCAAAACCTCAACAGACAAGACCAGCACCAAGACGCTTTTGCGTGGATTAAGCAGATCCTTACTCCAGTGA
- the TRS20 gene encoding TRAPP subunit TRS20 — translation MFYFTIIGTDDNPVYEAEFTSAKSSFRPDIKELNPYIVHSALDIMEYLQWQRQPNLEVNTNTGGFLRSRHTMQENSYLGKIDSFYGLVVSGFLTYGNIKFIMVHGNGVVDDPTTKTFYYEVYELYLKTLMNPFYKVNDPISNPTFDSKVRVLAKKLFT, via the coding sequence atgttCTACTTTACTATCATAGGTACCGATGACAACCCTGTATATGAAGCGGAATTCACTTCGGCCAAGAGCAGTTTCAGACCAGATATCAAAGAACTCAATCCATACATAGTACATTCGGCATTAGATATAATGGAGTATCTACAATGGCAGAGACAGCCGAATTTAGAAGTTAATACAAACACAGGAGGGTTTCTCAGGTCAAGACACACGATGCAAGAGAATTCGTACTTGGGGAAGATTGACAGCTTTTATGGATTAGTTGTTAGTGGGTTTTTGACATACGGAAATATAAAGTTCATAATGGTGCATGGTAACGGCGTGGTGGACgatccaacaacaaagacGTTCTACTATGAAGTTTATGAGTTGTATTTGAAGACGTTGATGAATCCGTTCTATAAGGTGAACGATCCAATATCAAATCCAACTTTTGATTCCAAGGTAAGGGTACTGGCGAAGAAGCTTTTCACATAG
- the MTC4 gene encoding Mtc4p, which produces MSKEVDEDEEVILRDVAREERLKRITELMLELKKGMMEDFHIDSHTSVPQEEKGVGRTKISRRTREQADKVRVYLEFYYTLIEKYTKPPPGEEHRDVDNVYNPLQVIRNRKIRKKYGDKTRDFHLARPPVIAIKDFSHRSSKFPWYVDIMEKSNDIVWRTNHWDELKRPDGSLWFGKKLHRQHSHPHMHQPPHQFSGHWSKNSVVSSGSSGENSYNEDISAGNSRSLLSRFSRGATRRPEPLEGFTQNNNDSKIVVPKIIYQTPTEYGNGKTAIIDVPIDPLKKPDEEQDSKPERLEPELEQNQEDEQYQEQYHDQGDQLDEQQPDHLELEQLRQQLSLPSQTQSLQPKNSPKRSNGLYPTHSSTSSTKHSKANSLSLSHSNQPSSSVDLQSFIVEESIRRKLYEDYRSIKCLECSWEVLRRKRVLTELAAKRRMNVTAKKLRANVRSLKHEMNLTESLLGSYEAELSTDGVLLSEFKTKFLKDYSNRVNSLISFSDRFLSDINTTLTLRLRILKENIDKVSLLSHQKRAWRKGLYKALEVFIVSCLWFVWLVFSILRIVQNGLIIVFKIVKWALF; this is translated from the coding sequence ATGTCCAAAGaggttgatgaagatgaagaggtTATTCTTCGAGATGTTGCTCGAGAAGAGCGTTTGAAACGGATTACTGAGCTAATGCTtgagttgaagaaaggtATGATGGAGGATTTCCACATTGATTCGCATACGAGTGTTCCACAGGAGGAAAAAGGGGTTGGAAGGACGAAAATTAGCCGTCGTACAAGGGAGCAGGCAGATAAGGTACGAGTATATTTAGAGTTTTACTATACGTTGATCGAGAAGTACACGAAGCCTCCACCGGGGGAAGAGCATCGGGACGTTGACAATGTGTATAATCCGTTACAGGTGATTAGGAATCGTAAGATACGGAAGAAGTACGGGGATAAAACGAGAGATTTCCATTTAGCAAGGCCACCAGTGATAGCGATTAAGGATTTTTCGCATAGGAGTAGTAAGTTTCCGTGGTATGTGGACATCATGGAGAAGTCGAATGATATAGTGTGGAGGACAAACCATTGGGATGAGCTAAAACGGCCTGATGGATCGCTTTGGTTTGGAAAGAAACTCCATCGGCAGCATTCGCATCCACATATGCATCAACCGCCGCACCAGTTTTCTGGCCATTGGTCCAAGAATTCCGTGGTGAGTTCTGGATCGTCTGGCGAGAATTCGTATAACGAGGATATAAGCGCGGGCAATTCACGGTCGTTGCTATCGAGGTTTTCCAGGGGTGCTACTAGGAGACCAGAACCATTGGAAGGCTTTACACAGAACAACAACGATTCGAAGATTGTTGTACCGAAGATTATCTACCAGACACCAACGGAATACGGCAATGGGAAGACGGCAATAATCGATGTGCCTATTGATCCACTGAAAAAACCTGACGAAGAGCAGGACTCTAAGCCAGAGAGACTAGAGCCAGAGCTAGAACagaatcaagaagatgaacAGTATCAAGAACAGTATCACGATCAAGGTGATCAGCTGGACGAGCAACAGCCTGATCACCTTGAACTCGAACAGCTACGTCAGCAACTTTCACTGCCGTCTCAAACTCAGTCCTTGCAACCGAAAAATTCACCCAAGAGATCAAACGGCTTGTACCCAACGCATTCAAGCACTTCATCCACTAAGCATTCTAAAGCAAATTCATTATCGTTGTCGCACAGCAACCAGCCTTCCTCTTCGGTAGATCTGCAGTCGTTTATCGTGGAAGAGAGTATAAGACGTAAGCTTTACGAGGATTACCGTTCTATCAAATGTTTAGAATGTTCGTGGGAAGTTTTAAGACGCAAGAGAGTCCTTACGGAATTGGCTGCTAAAAGGAGAATGAATGTCACTGCAAAGAAGCTAAGAGCAAACGTTAGAAGCTTGAAACACGAGATGAATCTAACTGAATCATTATTGGGCAGCTACGAAGCTGAACTTTCCACTGATGGTGTGTTGCTTTCTGAATTCAAAACTAAGTTCTTAAAAGACTACTCCAATAGAGTCAACTCGCTCATTTCGTTCAGTGATAGATTTTTATCGGATATCAACACAACGTTAACGCTAAGATTGAGGATacttaaagaaaatatagACAAAGTTAGTTTGCTCAGTCACCAAAAGCGGGCTTGGAGGAAAGGGCTGTATAAAGCCTTAGAAGTGTTCATTGTTTCGTGCTTATGGTTCGTATGGCTGGTATTCTCCATCCTGCGCATCGTCCAAAACGGACTCATCATAGTATTTAAAATCGTAAAATGGGCATTATTTTAA
- the RCF3 gene encoding Rcf3p, which produces MGQVQPIHYDPATVKQLTKEILIASGIGALKGATVGIVTGLLLRRFSTTYRNVRTQVRVFYHCSWISMGIVFNADKQLIRFQDRYYAEELKRRERILDEAAERGIFLEEEAVSLSTTKQP; this is translated from the coding sequence ATGGGACAAGTACAGCCTATTCATTATGATCCGGCTACAGTTAAGCAATTAACAAAGGAGATCCTCATAGCATCGGGTATTGGTGCTTTGAAGGGTGCGACTGTGGGTATAGTAACAGGTCTTCTATTGAGGAGATTTTCTACCACGTATCGTAACGTGCGTACGCAAGTGCGTGTTTTCTACCACTGCTCGTGGATTTCTATGGGTATTGTCTTTAACGCTGATAAACAATTGATCAGATTCCAGGACAGATATTATGCGGAAGAGCtaaagagaagagaaagaatattgGATGAGGCTGCTGAAAGAGGAATCTTCTtagaggaagaagcagtATCTCTGAGTACCACGAAGCAACCATGA
- the STS1 gene encoding Sts1p, protein MSQSVGFEWGFRPSVCNENSDVSGRNRNSQRSGGIANGMASSSSSASSGNGVAHGQLHSSLHGNTGVSINRISKPRGKRRYTEEDVQGSVAVTPAAPAAAAGAGAGAPASGYRVSKRKPAYRNFIQGQPLPFPRSVELMDKQLLQSVLLSLVREHPEIQHALLSKVQSLSFNMEQYMTILEEKLRKVYEDIPYSKYNQNSDGSLNDYAFGRMKASIMEFLNCIIDYLLSSIPPQSDNVVQSLRFLKCCTELLNQLPEFETASNNYYKNMCFEQISEIWCSCIQFASTDLSFMSVISNLEEWETELRTLNHRSNDKLQKPLQLIASIKNSGALVGQNGHSLSQSQPSTMGFLNISS, encoded by the coding sequence ATGAGTCAGAGTGTAGGGTTTGAATGGGGGTTTCGCCCCAGCGTTTGCAACGAAAACAGTGATGTAAGTGGGAGAAACAGGAATTCGCAAAGAAGTGGCGGCATTGCCAATGGTATGGctagcagcagcagcagtgCGTCATCTGGTAATGGAGTTGCGCATGGGCAACTGCATTCGAGTTTGCATGGAAATACAGGCGTTTCTATTAACCGAATTTCGAAGCCAAGAGGCAAGAGGCGGTATACTGAGGAAGATGTGCAAGGGTCAGTGGCCGTTACGCCTGCTGCTCcggctgctgctgctggagctggagctggagctcCAGCATCTGGATATAGAGTGAGCAAGAGGAAGCCTGCGTACCGGAACTTCATTCAAGGGCAACCACTTCCATTCCCAAGGTCTGTCGAACTTATGGACAAACAACTGCTCCAATCAGTGCTACTCTCGTTGGTGAGGGAGCATCCAGAGATCCAGCACGCTTTGCTAAGTAAGGTTCAGTCGCTCAGCTTCAATATGGAGCAGTACATGACGATTTTGGAGGAGAAACTCAGAAAAGTGTACGAGGATATCCCATATTCTAAATATAACCAGAACTCCGACGGTTCGTTGAACGATTATGCATTTGGCCGTATGAAAGCGTCCATTATGGAGTTTTTGAACTGCATCATTGACTACCTTTTGTCCAGCATTCCACCCCAATCGGATAACGTGGTGCAATCTTTGAGGTTCCTCAAATGCTGCACGGAGCTTTTGAACCAATTGCCCGAATTTGAAACTGCTTCTAATAACTATTACAAAAACATGTGCTTCGAGCAAATATCGGAAATCTGGTGCAGTTGTATACAATTCGCATCCACAGACTTGTCCTTCATGTCCGTGATTTCGAACTTGGAGGAGTGGGAAACAGAATTACGAACCTTGAATCATCGGTCCAATGATAAGCTTCAGAAACCGTTGCAACTCATAGCCTCGATCAAGAACAGCGGAGCTTTGGTGGGGCAAAACGGTCATTCTCTATCACAAAGCCAGCCATCTACCATGGGCTTTCTAAACATCAGTAGCTGA
- the SQT1 gene encoding Sqt1p, with product MDNSEVSNVAEQPEGEFIGEEEVGEVVAVDNGDNMMDVEADEDEEMGEGEEVGESLEIDMSNNSNGFFDKHTDSIFCIAHHPSLPLVMTGGADNVANLWTSHSKPPKFAGSLPHTESVISGGFTPDGKFLITADMNGKVFVYKSMKGGAQWKVCSELQEVDEVVWLKLHPVVSGVFAFGGVDGSVWCYQLNNVDGSLSQIMSGFSHQQDCTMGEFINVEEGENNLTLVTCSLDSSIVAWNCYMGQPLFKITQADVKGVEAPWVSLSAAPMALTNNTPVIAAGSNNGLLVIINCTNGSVLNLTTVIELKPEQDELDASIESIAWSPKLPLMAIGLVCGDVLLYDTKTWRVRHKFELEDSATKLVFDSNNGHNLIASCINGKVYIFDARTGQEVHVCVGHNMGVLDFILIENNKKLITAGDEGVSLIFDLPQ from the coding sequence ATGGATAATTCTGAAGTTTCTAACGTTGCAGAGCAACCTGAAGGTGAGTTCAttggtgaagaagaggtTGGTGAAGTTGTGGCTGTTGACAATGGGGACAATATGATGGATGTTGAAGctgatgaggatgaggaaaTGGGAGAAGGCGAGGAAGTTGGGGAGAGTCTTGAAATTGATATGTCCAACAATTCTAACGGATTTTTTGACAAGCATACAGACTCTATTTTCTGTATTGCACACCATCCTAGTTTGCCATTAGTCATGACTGGTGGTGCGGATAATGTGGCGAACTTGTGGACTTCACACTCGAAACCACCTAAGTTTGCTGGGTCTCTTCCTCACACGGAGTCTGTGATCAGTGGTGGGTTTACACCTGACGGGAAGTTCTTGATCACTGCTGATATGAACGGTAAGGTGTTTGTGTATAAGTCTATGAAAGGTGGTGCTCAGTGGAAGGTGTGCAGCGAGCTACAGGAAGTGGATGAGGTTGTTTGGTTGAAGTTGCATCCTGTTGTTTCTGGAGTGTTTGCGTTTGGGGGTGTTGATGGGTCAGTGTGGTGTTACCAGTTGAATAACGTTGACGGGTCATTGTCGCAGATTATGTCTGGTTTCTCTCACCAACAGGACTGTACGATGGGTGAGTTCATCAACGTTGAGGAAGGTGAAAACAACTTGACGTTGGTGACATGTTCGTTGGACAGCTCTATTGTGGCATGGAACTGCTACATGGGCCAGCCATTGTTCAAGATCACGCAAGCAGACGTCAAGGGTGTCGAGGCACCATGGGTTTCATTGTCTGCTGCTCCAATGGCCCTTACAAATAACACTCCGGTTATTGCTGCCGGTTCGAACAACGGATTGCTAGTTATCATCAACTGTACCAACGGAAGTGTGCTAAATTTGACCACAGTAATAGAATTGAAGCCGGAGCAAGACGAGTTGGATGCGTCCATCGAATCTATTGCATGGTCTCCTAAGCTTCCCTTGATGGCTATCGGGTTGGTGTGCGGTGATGTCTTACTATACGATACAAAGACTTGGAGAGTGAGGCACAAGTTCGAATTGGAGGACTCCGCTACCAAATTAGTTTTCGACAGCAATAACGGTCACAACTTGATTGCATCCTGCATTAACGGTAAAGTATATATCTTCGACGCTAGAACCGGTCAAGAAGTACACGTTTGTGTTGGTCACAACATGGGTGTCCTTGATTTCATCCTAATCgagaacaacaagaagttgattaCCGCTGGTGACGAAGGTGTCTCGCTAATTTTCGACCTACCTCAATAA
- the RIB5 gene encoding riboflavin synthase: MFTGIVEHIGTVAEYKELDESVSGGNGVSVTIKDASPILGDCHIGDSIACNGICLTVTEFDSDSFKVGISPETINRTEIASWKVGTKINLERAVSQEVRFGGHYVQGHVDSVATITSRRPEGNSIVFGFKLRDDTYNKFIVEKGFIALDGTSLTVTQIDDDGTFYIAMIAHTQEHVVMPLKKIGDLVNVEVDVTGKVIEKQIDVHLEAQISNPKSSLAQLVGKLVEQKVAEYISKSK; the protein is encoded by the coding sequence ATGTTTACTGGTATAGTTGAGCATATTGGTACTGTTGCTGAGTATAAGGAGTTGGATGAAAGTGTTAGTGGTGGTAATGGAGTATCAGTTACAATTAAAGATGCCAGTCCAATTTTAGGCGATTGCCATATCGGAGATTCAATTGCTTGTAATGGTATATGTTTGACGGTTACTGAGTTTGATTCTGATAGCTTTAAAGTTGGTATTTCTCCTGAAACGATTAACAGGACTGAGATAGCTAGCTGGAAAGTTGGAACAAAGATCAATCTTGAAAGAGCTGTTTCGCAAGAGGTGAGATTTGGAGGTCATTATGTACAAGGGCATGTTGATTCTGTGGCTACTATTACATCTAGGAGACCTGAAGGTAATTCTATTGTGTTTGGTTTCAAGCTAAGGGACGACACTTATAACAAGTTCATTGTAGAGAAAGGTTTCATAGCCTTGGATGGGACTTCTTTGACAGTCACACAAATCGATGACGATGGGACATTTTACATAGCTATGATTGCTCACACACAGGAGCATGTGGTAATGCCGCTAAAAAAGATTGGCGATCTGGTGAATGTAGAGGTTGACGTTACCGGTAAGGTGATTGAGAAGCAGATCGATGTGCATCTCGAAGCCCAGATTTCCAATCCTAAGTCATCTTTAGCCCAGCTTGTAGGGAAGTTAGTGGAACAGAAAGTGGCAGAATACATCAGCAAAAGTAAATAA
- the BAR1 gene encoding aspartyl protease BAR1, with protein MVYSLGALLLLSSVVNCRHIEAQEKAGTISVNLHKNHKSEVHNLIKRSKNVPGPILRHDEDYSYYVELGVGTPRQNVKVILDTGSSDLWIPSKTNPYCLPNTAEALAKRAVTPDIDCSINGVFDASASTSLKKTGYNFSIEYADLSTSDGYWALDDVTLNGVTVEGAQLAVADTTDIEAGILGVGLPRLESFKGYPGAPNKTYDNFPQMLKKEGYISKVAYSLFFENGNVDSGTLLFGGVDQKKYEGQLYTYPMVNIHPFLTKPAEFHVTLQGFGYRSEAKCDEGVYFHEKAPALLDSGTNVLQAPDSVVKTIVKQLDGEWSEEDGLYVAQCPSSTDDTTYFFDLGEVKIKMPIQDFFFPPNDGETKCQIRLIPGEDEWILGDLVMQHAYLVYDLEAYQISIAPGKKTTGSRIETIGRDGVIPDTVLSTASPWTIGGDNTSSSASVFDSNLTCTKSNSKRSLHKALIDRDVEVANSGSQIVRGSSLLPVLMSVAYAIVSLF; from the coding sequence ATGGTTTATTCTTTGGGAGCTTTGTTACTGCTATCGTCCGTAGTAAACTGTCGTCATATTGAAGCACAAGAAAAGGCCGGTACCATTTCTGTGAACTTGCATAAGAACCACAAGTCAGAGGTTCACAATCTTATTAAGCGTTCCAAGAATGTGCCAGGTCCAATCTTAAGACATGACGAGGACTACTCTTACTACGTTGAATTGGGAGTCGGTACACCACGTCAAAACGTGAAGGTTATTCTGGACACCGGTTCTTCGGACTTGTGGATTCCTTCCAAGACTAACCCATACTGTTTGCCAAACACTGCTGAGGCATTGGCTAAGAGAGCCGTCACGCCAGACATTGATTGTAGCATCAACGGTGTGTTTGATGCCAGCGCTTCGACGAGTTTGAAAAAGACTGGGTACAACTTTTCCATCGAGTATGCGGACTTGAGTACCTCTGATGGTTACTGGGCCCTTGACGATGTTACATTGAATGGTGTTACTGTCGAGGGTGCTCAATTGGCCGTTGCTGACACAACAGACATCGAAGCTGGTATTTTGGGTGTTGGTTTGCCAAGATTGGAATCCTTCAAGGGCTACCCAGGCGCTCCAAACAAGACCTACGACAATTTCCCACAAATgctgaagaaagaaggcTACATCAGCAAGGTGGCATACtccttgttctttgaaaatgGTAATGTTGACTCTGGTACCTTGTTGTTCGGTGGTGTTGACCAAAAGAAGTACGAAGGCCAATTGTACACCTACCCAATGGTCAACATCCACCCATTCTTAACCAAACCAGCTGAATTCCACGTGACTTTGCAAGGTTTCGGTTACAGAAGCGAAGCCAAATGTGACGAAGGTGTTTACTTCCACGAAAAGGCCCCAGCATTGTTGGACTCCGGTACCAATGTTTTGCAAGCTCCAGATTCCGTCGTCAAGACCATTGTTAAGCAATTGGATGGTGAATGGTCcgaagaagatggtttGTACGTCGCACAATGTCCATCCAGCACCGACGACACCACTTACTTCTTCGACCTCGGTGAAGTCAAGATCAAGATGCCTATCCaagacttcttcttcccacCAAATGACGGCGAAACTAAGTGTCAGATTCGTTTGATCCCTGGTGAAGATGAATGGATTCTAGGTGACCTCGTCATGCAACACGCTTACCTAGTCTACGACTTAGAAGCCTACCAAATCTCTATCGCCCCAGGTAAGAAAACCACCGGCTCCAGAATTGAAACCATTGGTAGAGACGGTGTCATCCCAGACACTGTGCTATCCACCGCTTCTCCATGGACCATTGGTGGTGACaacacttcttcttctgcatcaGTCTTCGATTCCAATTTGACTTGTACTAAATCCAACAGCAAGAGAAGTCTACACAAGGCTCTTATTGACCGTGACGTAGAGGTGGCAAACTCTGGTTCCCAAATTGTTCGTGGCTCTAGCTTATTGCCAGTGCTAATGTCAGTGGCATACGccattgtttctttgttctgA
- the SNL1 gene encoding Snl1p produces the protein MDKLQEYAETVLADVKSIHSVEDALQSLTVRVTGMLFVTALAVWISSRSTTGGSSSGKKKSKKKSKGRTKGKVVKKKVMTEEETIKDVINRFEKEYEQGLTKLLENFDPSSETMQYERNYYNEMLLHLLLDLDGVHLGNLEGDKKEEVRLQRKAAIKKIQLELKKLDKLEKK, from the coding sequence ATGGATAAGTTACAAGAGTATGCAGAAACGGTGCTGGCAGACGTCAAGAGCATACACTCTGTAGAAGACGCTTTGCAGTCTTTGACAGTCAGAGTGACTGGTATGCTGTTCGTCACAGCACTTGCAGTATGGATCTCGAGCAGAAGCACCACCGGTGGCAGTTCCAGtggcaagaagaaatccaagaagaagtccAAGGGCAGGACCAAAGGAAAAGTCGTTAAGAAAAAGGTCATgactgaagaagagactATCAAAGATGTTATCAACAGATTCGAAAAAGAATACGAACAAGGCTTGACGAAATTGTTGGAAAACTTCGATCCGTCCTCGGAAACAATGCAATACGAACGGAACTACTACAACGAAATGCTCCTCCACTTGTTATTGGACCTCGATGGAGTCCATCTTGGCAATTTGGAAGGtgacaagaaggaagaagtgCGTTTGCAAAGAAAGGCAGCcatcaagaagatccaGCTCGAACTCAAAAAGCTTGATAAGctcgaaaaaaaataa